A single genomic interval of Candidatus Poribacteria bacterium harbors:
- a CDS encoding glutamate synthase subunit beta, which produces MGKATGFLEFDRKTPKAQTPEERLTHWDEYYTGLGDDGLRQQGARCMDCGVPFCHTGVLIKGLAAGCPINNLIPEWNDLVYRGRWHEAFERLRKTNNFPEFTGRVCPAPCEASCVLGLHSPAVTIKNIECTIVDRAFEHGWVEPETPAKRTGKKVAVVGSGPSGLACAAQLNKAGHSVTVYERSDRIGGLLMYGIPNMKLDKRVVQRRVDLMAEAGVEFVTSTEIGKDLPAKKLVAENDAVVLCVGATKPRDLRVEGRELKGVHFALEFLTKNTRSLLNSKHADGQYISAKDKHVIVLGGADTGTDCVATSLRHGCKSMRQFDIIPRPPDERPADNPWPEWPRTMRVDYGQEECKDRFGFDPREYLISTKKFVDDGNGNVKELVTVDVEWARGENGRPFPKEVPGTERTWPADLVLLALGWLGPEDTILSELEIERDERSNARAKHGEYVTNVPGVFAAGDVRRGASLVVWAINEGRGAARECDRYLMGSTDLP; this is translated from the coding sequence ATGGGCAAAGCGACGGGATTCCTGGAGTTCGACCGCAAGACGCCGAAGGCGCAGACGCCCGAAGAACGCCTGACCCACTGGGACGAGTACTACACGGGACTCGGCGACGACGGACTCCGCCAGCAAGGCGCTCGCTGCATGGACTGCGGTGTGCCGTTCTGCCACACGGGCGTCCTCATCAAGGGACTCGCCGCCGGCTGTCCCATCAACAACCTGATTCCCGAATGGAACGACCTGGTCTACCGAGGCAGATGGCACGAGGCGTTCGAGCGGCTGCGCAAGACGAACAACTTCCCGGAGTTCACCGGGCGAGTGTGTCCCGCGCCGTGCGAGGCTTCCTGCGTGCTGGGACTGCACAGCCCCGCCGTGACCATCAAGAACATCGAGTGCACGATCGTCGATCGCGCGTTCGAGCACGGTTGGGTGGAACCGGAGACGCCCGCGAAGCGCACCGGCAAGAAGGTCGCTGTCGTCGGATCGGGACCTTCGGGCTTGGCGTGCGCGGCGCAGCTCAACAAAGCAGGTCACTCGGTCACCGTCTACGAGCGGTCGGACCGCATCGGCGGGCTACTCATGTACGGCATCCCGAACATGAAGCTCGACAAGCGGGTCGTCCAGAGGCGCGTCGATCTCATGGCGGAAGCCGGCGTCGAGTTCGTGACGAGCACCGAGATCGGCAAAGACCTCCCCGCGAAGAAGCTGGTCGCCGAGAACGACGCCGTCGTGCTGTGTGTGGGGGCGACCAAGCCGCGCGACCTGCGCGTCGAGGGACGCGAGCTTAAGGGCGTCCACTTCGCGCTGGAGTTCCTCACGAAGAACACGCGCAGCCTGCTCAACTCGAAGCACGCCGACGGGCAGTACATCTCCGCCAAGGACAAGCACGTCATCGTCCTGGGCGGCGCGGACACGGGAACCGACTGTGTCGCGACGTCGCTGCGCCACGGCTGCAAGAGCATGCGGCAGTTCGATATCATTCCGCGTCCGCCGGACGAGCGCCCCGCCGACAATCCCTGGCCCGAGTGGCCCCGCACCATGCGCGTGGACTATGGCCAGGAGGAATGCAAGGATCGCTTCGGGTTCGACCCGCGCGAGTACCTCATCAGCACCAAGAAGTTCGTCGACGACGGCAACGGGAACGTCAAGGAGCTCGTGACGGTCGACGTCGAGTGGGCGCGCGGCGAGAACGGACGTCCATTCCCGAAGGAAGTGCCGGGAACCGAGCGCACGTGGCCCGCGGACCTCGTACTGTTGGCTCTAGGCTGGTTGGGTCCTGAGGACACGATCCTCAGCGAGTTGGAGATCGAACGCGACGAGCGGTCGAACGCCCGCGCGAAGCACGGAGAGTACGTCACGAACGTGCCGGGCGTGTTCGCGGCGGGCGATGTCCGTCGCGGGGCGAGCCTCGTCGTGTGGGCGATCAACGAAGGTCGCGGAGCCGCGCGCGAGTGCGACCGCTACCTGATGGGCTCCACCGACCTGCCCTAG